TCTGCATGCTCTGTCATGTTTGCACAAGGGTTTGCAATTAAGATGTCAGATTTATTTCACAAAGGTAAGGAAGTTTTGCAATAGATATTGTTTAATGCACACTTAGACTCTGGTCCATATGCAGTCTTAAAAATGCATTCCAGAAATAGAGGATCGGAAAATAAACCATTTGCATGGTATAGTGTGATATTTAACAAGACATTCATTCTTACATGAACTTTTCTATACCAACCCTCACTTTATGAGATAAGGGAtcgcgcacgcacgcgcacatcTCGATGACTCATTCAGATTGCAACCAAACTGCTCGCTTACGTTCATTCAGGTCCACTCGTTCTCCAGTGCGCATGCGCAAACACTATATAAACCCAAACTCCAGTCCCTCCTCTGAAGAAGTCACCAAACTCTATTCTTGAATATCTTGTCAGGAAACAGCTGGAAGTGAAGAGTAGAGTAGATCACATAAAAAagtcaaccaaaaaaaaaaaacaaagaagaaagaaCTGTTCCTGCGGATATTCCATTTGCGCAAACCAGGTACGCATTTTTGcaattcagcaaaaaaataatctgttttttctttttttattaatatttctaatgaattattcgtgtatataaatgtatgaagATAACAAGATGTCGTGATTTTGGTGCTTTTTTGAGTAATGCATAGTCTATACAGATGCCGAATCGTGCGTAAAACTGTGCGTAAAACTGTGCGTAAAACTCTCACGCACAATCTTGAGTATAAATCTTAAATGAATGCTCTTAAAGTATAAaccttttaataaaatgatgtcTAGCCGTTTATGTTCGTGTGACAATTAACTGAAGAATCGTTCATACTAACAAATATTACTAGTAACGAAGTTTTTATTCCATGATTGAGTTCCAAATGCTACTTTTACTTGTTATCCTATGTACCATTTTGATGTTTATTCCACGTGCCAAACATAGATATATTGTACTGCTATAGAAGGTTGTAATGTAAACTGTTAATGGGAAAGTGCCTTTTTGGAGTAATGCGTTACACTCCATTCACCTTCTAAAGGTACAAAAGGTGTACGCGTAAATGTATCATCATCCCAAAGTTAAGGTACAAACTAGACCTATTATTTTCTCCAGCTATCTCCACTCATTAACtttctcaacttttttttttttttaagtaaaagttCCAAACCGCAGCGCGCATTTTGACCAAGCGTGCGCGTAATTGTGATCATTTTCTGTCCTCCCGCAGAACCTCTTCAGAAATGAAGCTTCACTTTCTTGTCACTACCGCAGCAGCTCTGCTCGTTGCCTTTCCACCACGCATGAACGAGTGCCGGGCATTGGACGGTCCCGACCGGCGAGCCTCCccttcctccttttcctcccCCTCCGTCTCCGCGCTCGAAGAAGAGGAAGACCAGAGGCGCACACGGCCGGTTTGGGCACGGCTGGGAGAGGAGTATTTCATCCGGGTGGGCAACGGTAATCATCGTGAGTCCGAGTCTGAGGCGCGCCCCGAACCGGCTTCATCAGTGTTCAAACGCGCTCTGCAGCTCAGGCTCACGCAGCACCTGCTCCGCGAAGAGGGCGAGGTCGCCGAGGCGGCCCGCGGGCTGCGCGACGCACCAGCAGAGAGACCGCGCCGTGCCGAGGAGCCGCCCATCTCCCTGGACCTGACCTTCCACCTGCTGCGGGAGGTGCTGGAGATGGCGAAGGCCGAGCAGCTGGCGCAGCAGGCGCACAGCAACCGGAAAATGATGGAGATTTTCGGCAAGTAGCCCAAAATCTGAccaagaggatttttttttatttacatttagcaCAAACCATAACATCCTGTACCACAGTGCTGCTTTTCCATcctaatgtatttatatattgtattatttatttgtagaagGAAATAGGAGAATGAACATGGACACTGGTGTCACTTTCCATAATTGCTGTGCAAATGCTAAATTGAAACTGTAGCATAAAAACGACGGTACATtactatttacaaaaaaaataaaaaatattttcagagtACTGTACTGAGAAGTTGATTTTATCTGGATAGATATCCAGTTTCATTGTACCTTATAAAATACACTGTAAGTTTGTTAATAAACTAATGAGCAAACAGTAATTTTCTGTTGTGCAAGAGaatgttcttatttttatatttttcaataaaacattaaaagacATTTTTCACTTCTTGTCTAGATTTTTGATGTATGATCacagttattaataaatgttaatacacTTGCAAAAAAATACCCCAGCTCTTTCTTTCTAGTGCTTCATAGACTTCATATTTATAAtactaaaatattataatatattctcTTGGTCACTCTTGTCCAAAACATTACATGGGTGAAAAGAGCAAAACAACGTGACTCAgtcatgagtgtgtgaataCACACTTGACACATCAGAGAGATAAGCAGATACACAACCCACATCATCGTATGCACTTTTTATTTGAAGTTAAGAAAAATTGAccaataaatagaaacatttgcatggaaattggattttttttttc
This sequence is a window from Silurus meridionalis isolate SWU-2019-XX chromosome 21, ASM1480568v1, whole genome shotgun sequence. Protein-coding genes within it:
- the crhb gene encoding corticotropin releasing hormone b, which gives rise to MKLHFLVTTAAALLVAFPPRMNECRALDGPDRRASPSSFSSPSVSALEEEEDQRRTRPVWARLGEEYFIRVGNGNHRESESEARPEPASSVFKRALQLRLTQHLLREEGEVAEAARGLRDAPAERPRRAEEPPISLDLTFHLLREVLEMAKAEQLAQQAHSNRKMMEIFGK